A section of the Elizabethkingia anophelis R26 genome encodes:
- a CDS encoding DUF2786 domain-containing protein, which produces MNPREKNIARVKALLEKNVENGATEAEAMSALAKASELMKQWYISENDIKDPYLGEKCILKQFPLIQSGYNYRLFYNDLTRLFDCEYYYNSKIIAFFGFEEDVELCGYFYNLIIKTCLKEKDNFLESPEGIVAKKYHHGRTLAASFIKGFMLRIATKMEDMYKDKVSNLPQQTGLMVVKKEQKVKEQFEILDFKIFMQSSKELVFEEIGFNAGLDKGDEFHLTQGINSYQMENTKQLH; this is translated from the coding sequence ATGAATCCTAGAGAAAAAAATATTGCAAGGGTTAAAGCTCTACTAGAAAAGAATGTAGAGAATGGAGCTACAGAGGCTGAAGCAATGTCAGCATTGGCAAAAGCTAGTGAGCTCATGAAGCAGTGGTATATATCAGAAAATGATATAAAGGATCCTTATCTGGGGGAGAAGTGTATACTGAAGCAGTTTCCGTTGATTCAATCGGGCTATAATTATAGATTGTTTTATAATGATTTGACCAGGTTGTTTGATTGTGAATATTACTATAATTCCAAAATAATAGCCTTTTTTGGTTTTGAGGAAGACGTAGAGTTATGTGGTTATTTCTATAATCTAATTATAAAAACTTGCCTGAAGGAAAAAGACAATTTTCTAGAATCACCTGAAGGAATTGTTGCTAAAAAATATCACCACGGTAGAACGTTGGCTGCATCGTTTATTAAAGGTTTTATGCTGCGTATTGCAACAAAAATGGAAGATATGTATAAGGATAAAGTATCTAATCTTCCACAGCAAACAGGCTTAATGGTTGTTAAAAAAGAGCAGAAAGTAAAGGAGCAATTTGAAATCTTAGATTTTAAAATATTTATGCAGTCCTCTAAAGAATTAGTTTTTGAAGAAATAGGTTTTAACGCAGGATTAGATAAAGGAGATGAGTTTCATTTAACGCAAGGTATAAACTCATACCAAATGGAAAATACAAAACAATTACATTAA
- a CDS encoding DUF3853 family protein, with product MKDLNTPIWQLTVAELVELLDSGKKDSNDQLTVTKGEKKEYVYGISGLAKILGCSKNHAGRLKNSGLLDGAIIQNGRKIIVDKEKALELFNKKNS from the coding sequence ATGAAAGATTTAAATACACCTATTTGGCAATTGACAGTTGCTGAACTTGTAGAACTTTTAGATTCTGGAAAAAAAGATTCTAATGATCAGCTAACTGTAACAAAGGGAGAGAAAAAGGAATATGTATATGGTATTTCTGGGCTTGCTAAAATTTTAGGATGCTCAAAAAATCATGCAGGACGGTTAAAAAACTCCGGTCTATTAGATGGAGCAATTATCCAAAATGGAAGAAAAATTATAGTGGACAAAGAAAAAGCTTTGGAGTTATTCAACAAAAAAAATTCTTAA
- a CDS encoding IS110 family transposase has product MAIESYVGIDVSKLNIDVFIRENCIHKQFKNELNGFLQLVRWLQKQGYNSLESVLICFEHTGLYSLPLALFLEKEGIPFAMVSALEIKKSMGITRGKNDVIDSKRIAEFAYRFKDKISLTILPIVDIRKVHSLLTLRDRLVTNMQGYVVSMNETLRTMNMEDFPELFSAYQMQIATLKEEIKKLEKSIKSIIKNNPQLWASYQLITTIKGIGFIVASYLIVYTYNFTRFDNWRKFACYSGIAPFDYQSGTSVRGKTQVSPIANQQVKKMLHLAAMCAVHFDPELKEYYLRRQADGKTKMSIINIIRNKLVSRVFAVVKRGTPFVDIKKYIT; this is encoded by the coding sequence ATGGCTATTGAGAGTTATGTAGGTATTGACGTTTCTAAATTAAACATTGATGTCTTTATTAGAGAAAACTGTATCCATAAGCAGTTTAAGAATGAATTGAATGGTTTTCTTCAGCTTGTACGATGGCTGCAGAAACAAGGTTACAACTCTTTAGAGTCAGTCCTGATTTGTTTTGAGCATACAGGGTTGTATTCCTTACCATTAGCGCTTTTCCTTGAAAAAGAAGGTATTCCTTTCGCAATGGTTTCTGCTTTGGAAATCAAAAAATCTATGGGTATTACTAGAGGTAAAAATGATGTTATTGATTCTAAACGGATTGCTGAATTTGCTTACCGTTTCAAGGATAAGATATCATTAACAATACTTCCAATAGTCGATATCCGGAAAGTCCATTCCTTATTGACGTTGCGCGATAGGTTGGTAACAAATATGCAGGGGTATGTGGTCTCTATGAATGAAACTTTAAGGACTATGAATATGGAAGACTTTCCTGAGTTGTTTTCGGCTTATCAAATGCAGATTGCTACTTTGAAGGAAGAAATAAAGAAATTAGAAAAATCAATTAAGTCTATAATCAAAAATAACCCTCAGTTATGGGCTTCTTACCAATTAATAACAACAATTAAAGGCATTGGTTTTATTGTAGCGTCCTACCTGATCGTATATACTTACAATTTTACACGATTCGATAATTGGAGAAAATTTGCTTGTTATAGTGGAATTGCTCCTTTTGATTACCAATCTGGAACGAGTGTTAGAGGAAAGACACAAGTCAGCCCTATTGCAAATCAACAGGTTAAGAAAATGTTGCATCTGGCAGCAATGTGCGCTGTACACTTTGATCCGGAGCTTAAGGAGTATTATTTACGTAGGCAAGCTGATGGTAAAACTAAAATGTCAATTATTAACATCATAAGAAATAAGCTTGTCTCCCGTGTATTTGCAGTTGTCAAAAGAGGAACTCCGTTTGTTGATATAAAAAAATACATAACATAA
- a CDS encoding fimbrillin family protein, with protein sequence MKRKLYTPTAILLLSSVAFINSCRSADTDNNIISGASGTSRLNINLIGTAFSDFQNSAKQASLNRNLKANPISNVQKFNVLLTPSSVMTAELIDKTAFVTVADSNKNLMADVTYPPNENIPKGTAFRVILFNDDDKSYYTHQDYIVGGETKPFLVDNGKSYLLIAYSYGSSTLPEISQSELSGYNTASINYDNNNRDFMCERKKYSLDNTSGNYTVSFVLRKKVAQITTTINAGNLGNISDIKNALISPHYTNGTVLLANGNIQNRTNLSTGENVNFLIPTAAPIQVSQPLFINADTGGQNTGSFSADVTIGGATKKVSLPNIFSITPGRRYFLNVNLTKKCGAYVAPGVWKDFMCHNLGADTNADPFTASSSIFGAKYQWGRASEAISQATDISTTSYISGWNSTPAPNTSWNDSNKTANDPCPNGYRLPTYTEWRGVLANNTITRTGDWSGTGYGNAIKIGDNLLLPATGYRFSGDGTLNPRNVGYYWSSTFSGSVYGGALYFDQNSQAVYDSDMPRGMNIRCIAQ encoded by the coding sequence ATGAAAAGAAAATTATATACCCCAACTGCTATATTGTTACTATCTTCTGTAGCCTTCATTAATTCTTGTAGAAGTGCAGATACAGATAATAATATTATTTCTGGAGCTAGTGGAACTAGTAGACTTAATATAAATTTAATCGGGACAGCTTTTTCTGATTTTCAAAATTCCGCAAAACAAGCATCGTTAAATAGAAACCTTAAAGCTAATCCCATAAGCAATGTTCAAAAGTTCAATGTCTTATTAACACCTAGTTCAGTAATGACAGCTGAGCTTATAGACAAGACAGCATTTGTAACTGTTGCAGATTCTAATAAAAACCTTATGGCTGATGTTACGTATCCGCCTAATGAGAATATTCCAAAAGGAACGGCTTTTAGGGTAATTCTATTCAATGATGATGATAAATCATACTACACTCATCAGGATTATATCGTCGGGGGTGAGACAAAACCATTCTTAGTTGATAATGGTAAAAGTTATTTACTGATTGCCTATTCTTATGGATCATCAACTCTTCCTGAAATTAGCCAAAGCGAATTATCTGGTTATAATACAGCTAGTATTAATTATGACAATAACAATAGAGATTTCATGTGTGAACGGAAAAAATATTCCTTAGATAATACTTCTGGTAATTATACAGTTTCTTTTGTATTAAGAAAAAAGGTTGCACAAATTACAACAACTATCAATGCTGGTAATTTAGGAAATATTAGTGATATAAAAAATGCTTTAATTTCTCCACATTATACAAATGGTACTGTTTTATTAGCAAACGGTAATATCCAAAATAGGACTAATCTTTCCACTGGTGAAAATGTTAATTTTTTAATTCCCACTGCTGCTCCAATACAAGTATCACAGCCATTATTCATAAATGCAGATACTGGAGGACAAAATACAGGTTCTTTTTCTGCGGATGTTACTATTGGTGGAGCGACAAAAAAAGTTAGTTTACCTAACATATTCTCCATTACACCAGGAAGAAGATATTTTCTCAATGTAAACTTAACCAAAAAATGTGGAGCATATGTTGCGCCAGGGGTTTGGAAAGATTTCATGTGTCACAATCTTGGTGCAGATACCAATGCAGATCCATTTACCGCATCATCTTCTATTTTTGGAGCGAAATATCAATGGGGAAGAGCCTCTGAAGCTATTTCTCAAGCAACAGATATATCCACTACAAGCTATATCAGTGGCTGGAATTCGACTCCTGCACCAAATACATCTTGGAATGATTCGAATAAAACAGCAAACGATCCATGTCCAAATGGATATAGACTACCAACTTATACAGAATGGAGAGGAGTTCTAGCCAACAATACCATTACCCGTACAGGAGATTGGTCAGGAACCGGTTATGGAAATGCAATTAAAATTGGAGATAATTTACTATTACCTGCAACTGGATATAGATTTTCTGGTGATGGTACGCTAAATCCAAGAAATGTTGGATACTACTGGTCAAGTACTTTCTCCGGTAGTGTATATGGAGGAGCTCTTTATTTTGATCAGAATTCTCAAGCTGTCTATGATTCAGATATGCCAAGAGGAATGAACATCCGTTGTATTGCACAATAA
- a CDS encoding DUF3853 family protein, with product MKVIDPKTPLWQLTVEEFLDLQKFNSSEKKYEYGLKGIARIFGCSMPQANRIKSSGIIDDAIVQNGKIIVIDKEKALQLFGKK from the coding sequence ATGAAAGTTATTGATCCCAAGACCCCGTTATGGCAGTTAACAGTTGAAGAATTTTTAGATCTTCAAAAATTTAATTCTTCCGAAAAGAAATATGAATATGGCCTTAAGGGTATTGCTAGAATTTTTGGTTGCTCAATGCCTCAGGCAAATAGAATTAAATCTTCGGGAATAATTGATGATGCGATTGTTCAAAACGGAAAGATTATCGTTATAGATAAGGAAAAAGCACTACAACTTTTCGGAAAAAAATAA
- a CDS encoding relaxase/mobilization nuclease domain-containing protein, with protein MIVKILSSSSSDFHGVKYNEKKIDKGSGELMKMKNFPSFINSKSSQDSVRDYLKSISKNEKIKKPQFHAVISTKFQEHSKEDLTKTAESFMDDMGYGKQPYLVVFHNDTDNNHVHIVSTRVNKETGKKINDSYEKLKAQKALSKTLENLYGENSEAKLEKLLGYKISTLSQLKTLLERNGYKISQNKNDENALDVLKNGVKQKTIYGNQIVYDNSKKDNRSKQIVAILNKYKELYSGKVFKVIDDRNRRFGEMAKEPKQKGKIAEEKYETLKDTSKIKIEFESELQKKLKDIFGIDIAFHHKEDKDPFGYTLIDHKSGKVYKGSELIKMNELFEFTPDVIDKKNFELLKDYNVPNEESKKVLLEFFNNEKSKHEIKEFMLFQNKVRKDIEAYREVRSDVKDFVKNWRNEKYKNNDVTIIKNEDGKYYALHTKHHYISELEALIGEREYEKFINPQAPKQNIFSQNNNESIEQEILKATEEIFEDFIRSSPTAKDPGEDELRKKRKKKSR; from the coding sequence ATGATAGTTAAGATTTTAAGTTCTTCCAGTAGTGATTTTCATGGTGTAAAATACAATGAAAAAAAAATTGATAAGGGATCCGGAGAATTGATGAAGATGAAAAACTTTCCCTCTTTCATTAATTCAAAAAGCAGCCAAGATAGTGTTCGGGATTATTTGAAATCTATTTCAAAAAATGAGAAGATTAAAAAACCTCAATTCCACGCAGTGATTTCTACAAAATTCCAAGAGCATAGCAAAGAAGATCTTACAAAAACAGCAGAAAGTTTCATGGATGATATGGGATATGGTAAGCAACCCTACCTAGTAGTTTTCCATAATGATACAGATAACAATCATGTCCATATTGTTTCAACAAGAGTAAATAAAGAAACCGGGAAAAAGATTAATGATAGCTATGAAAAATTAAAAGCCCAAAAAGCCTTAAGTAAAACACTCGAGAATCTATATGGTGAAAATTCAGAGGCAAAGCTGGAAAAGCTTCTTGGCTATAAAATAAGTACTCTGAGCCAACTCAAAACATTACTTGAAAGAAATGGCTACAAAATTTCGCAAAATAAAAATGATGAAAATGCATTAGACGTTCTTAAAAATGGGGTAAAACAGAAAACTATCTACGGAAATCAGATCGTTTATGATAACAGCAAAAAGGATAACAGATCAAAACAGATTGTAGCTATTCTCAATAAATATAAAGAGCTCTATTCTGGTAAGGTATTCAAGGTAATAGATGATAGAAATCGAAGATTCGGCGAAATGGCTAAAGAGCCAAAGCAAAAAGGAAAAATTGCAGAAGAAAAATATGAAACTCTTAAAGATACCTCTAAAATAAAAATAGAATTTGAAAGCGAGCTACAGAAAAAACTTAAGGACATTTTTGGAATTGACATCGCATTCCATCATAAAGAAGATAAAGATCCTTTCGGTTACACCTTAATTGATCATAAATCTGGCAAAGTATATAAAGGTAGTGAACTTATAAAGATGAACGAATTATTTGAGTTCACCCCCGATGTTATAGACAAAAAGAATTTTGAATTACTAAAAGATTACAATGTTCCAAACGAAGAGTCTAAAAAAGTTTTACTGGAATTCTTCAATAATGAAAAATCCAAACACGAAATAAAAGAGTTCATGCTCTTTCAAAATAAAGTAAGAAAAGACATTGAAGCCTATAGAGAGGTTCGTAGCGATGTTAAAGATTTTGTAAAAAACTGGAGAAATGAAAAGTACAAAAACAATGATGTTACAATAATTAAAAATGAAGATGGTAAATATTACGCTCTCCATACTAAGCATCATTACATAAGCGAATTAGAAGCTTTAATTGGAGAAAGAGAATATGAGAAATTTATAAATCCACAAGCTCCAAAGCAAAATATTTTTTCTCAGAATAACAATGAATCCATAGAACAGGAGATACTGAAAGCCACGGAAGAAATTTTTGAAGATTTTATCAGGAGTAGCCCTACGGCAAAAGATCCTGGTGAGGATGAGCTCAGAAAAAAACGTAAAAAGAAAAGCCGGTAG
- a CDS encoding PH domain-containing protein has product MENLLIVQKQNTKIPKDIINGGKIHWMLYCIPVLQSFLGVIGLLSFAVTIGFFKIISLGLTALLYKGVVKILQLKFTKIYITKKYLTITTGIINKSTVDISLYRVEGTKVYQSIIGRIFNYGRVYVSTGEITKSFVIANPKEFKDSISK; this is encoded by the coding sequence ATGGAAAATTTATTAATAGTTCAAAAACAGAATACTAAAATTCCGAAGGATATTATTAACGGTGGAAAAATTCATTGGATGTTGTACTGTATACCTGTGCTTCAGTCTTTTTTAGGAGTTATAGGATTACTATCATTTGCTGTAACTATTGGATTTTTTAAGATAATCTCACTAGGACTTACGGCTTTACTATATAAAGGAGTAGTAAAAATTCTTCAGTTAAAATTCACCAAAATTTATATTACAAAAAAATATTTGACAATTACTACCGGTATTATCAATAAAAGTACAGTTGATATCTCATTATACAGAGTGGAAGGAACAAAAGTATATCAAAGTATTATAGGAAGAATCTTTAATTACGGTAGAGTATATGTATCTACTGGGGAAATTACAAAAAGCTTTGTAATAGCTAATCCTAAAGAATTTAAGGATAGTATTTCTAAATAA
- the dnaB gene encoding replicative DNA helicase translates to MNSNINFEKVILGMLLVDSSVFPRYNTKLSVRLFENKDHQVIFEIINSLWQNSKPVDMMIVIMELEKIGRRGLDKYIIELTLGVSSSASFDYYLKTLVELSVKRDFIEKFTRLLKIANNPTEDVFDIRDKAFEYFDNLFIDQFIEENKQNQTFSDLVNKVQEKFENINPGEVTGIPSSLDTINKAIGGWQNSDLIIVAGRPGMGKTAFMVQQIVDAVKQNIPTGVFSLEMSAEQITGRVITNYTGIPNSSILRKGLKYDEIEKFAYLKKELLSLKIYIDDTPGISIQNLRIKAKMLKLKYNIGIMFVDYLQLATYDEAGNREQEIGRISRGLKAIAKELDIPVIALSQLSRKVEDRPGKRPMLSDLRDSGSIEQDADEVIFLYRPEYYGILEWDSSYNNEGTENEAEIIIAKNRNGGTLDERCRVNLPTSKFMNLY, encoded by the coding sequence ATGAATAGTAATATAAATTTTGAGAAAGTAATATTGGGGATGTTATTAGTTGACAGTAGTGTCTTTCCTAGATATAACACTAAATTATCAGTTCGTCTTTTTGAAAATAAAGATCACCAGGTTATTTTTGAAATTATCAATTCACTTTGGCAGAATAGCAAACCTGTGGATATGATGATTGTTATTATGGAGCTTGAAAAAATAGGAAGGAGAGGATTAGATAAATATATTATTGAACTTACTTTAGGAGTTAGCTCTTCGGCTTCTTTTGACTATTATTTAAAAACATTAGTAGAACTGTCAGTAAAGCGTGACTTTATTGAAAAATTTACAAGGCTCCTCAAAATAGCTAATAATCCAACAGAAGACGTTTTTGATATTCGTGATAAAGCATTTGAATATTTTGATAATCTATTTATAGATCAATTTATTGAAGAGAATAAGCAAAATCAGACTTTTTCAGATTTGGTGAACAAAGTTCAGGAAAAATTTGAAAATATTAATCCAGGAGAGGTCACCGGAATTCCTAGTTCTCTTGATACTATTAATAAGGCAATAGGAGGATGGCAAAATTCAGATCTGATCATTGTTGCCGGAAGACCAGGAATGGGAAAAACAGCATTTATGGTACAACAAATAGTAGATGCTGTCAAACAGAATATTCCGACGGGTGTTTTTTCGCTAGAAATGTCTGCTGAACAAATAACAGGCAGAGTAATTACAAATTATACAGGTATACCAAATTCTTCGATCTTACGAAAGGGGTTAAAATATGATGAGATTGAAAAGTTTGCTTATTTAAAAAAAGAATTACTCTCTCTAAAAATATATATAGACGACACACCAGGTATCTCAATCCAGAATTTAAGGATTAAAGCTAAAATGCTAAAACTGAAATATAATATAGGGATCATGTTTGTTGATTATTTGCAGTTAGCTACTTATGATGAAGCTGGAAACAGAGAGCAGGAAATAGGCCGCATTTCCAGGGGACTTAAAGCAATAGCAAAAGAATTGGACATTCCTGTGATCGCATTATCTCAGTTATCTCGTAAAGTGGAAGATAGGCCTGGGAAAAGACCAATGCTATCGGATCTAAGAGATTCCGGATCCATTGAGCAGGATGCTGATGAAGTAATTTTTTTATACAGACCTGAATACTACGGGATTTTAGAGTGGGATTCTTCTTACAATAATGAAGGTACTGAAAATGAAGCTGAAATTATTATCGCAAAGAACCGGAATGGCGGAACTCTGGACGAAAGATGTAGGGTAAACCTACCAACATCAAAATTTATGAATTTATACTAA
- a CDS encoding helix-turn-helix domain-containing protein — MNEDIGLRIKELRKEKKLTQVEFSNEIGIDNSQLSKIEQGKIMPTLIQLMEIASKFNISLDWMTGFSETSKKVITDIEEKELENIGDLNEKQLMMEKLNALEQKIDHISNEKLKLIENKIIAGVLSTNKFLQVVLLQLDVDEKILKNINDLGIGDEFRESIR, encoded by the coding sequence ATGAATGAAGATATTGGACTTAGAATCAAAGAATTACGAAAAGAAAAAAAACTCACTCAAGTTGAGTTTTCAAATGAAATAGGTATTGATAATAGTCAATTAAGCAAAATTGAACAAGGAAAGATAATGCCAACCTTAATTCAATTAATGGAAATAGCTTCCAAGTTTAATATTTCTCTGGATTGGATGACTGGATTTTCTGAAACATCAAAAAAGGTTATTACTGATATAGAAGAAAAGGAGCTAGAAAACATTGGAGATCTAAATGAAAAACAATTAATGATGGAAAAGTTAAATGCTTTAGAGCAAAAAATAGATCATATCTCTAATGAAAAGCTGAAATTAATTGAAAACAAAATAATTGCAGGTGTTTTATCTACAAATAAATTTTTACAGGTTGTTTTACTTCAGCTAGATGTAGATGAGAAAATACTTAAAAATATTAATGATTTAGGAATTGGTGATGAGTTTCGAGAATCAATTAGATAA
- a CDS encoding PH domain-containing protein: MKNLSKDREQNLDRYNEIVYDAKIHWISFILPIIFTVLGILGLLSFTFTIGFFKIISLALTVLLFKGVLGILQLKFTKILITKRFLTVTTGIINRTTVDISLHRVEGKKIYQSFLGRIFNYGRVYVSTGEITKSFVIEDPNNMKNILSEAF; this comes from the coding sequence ATGAAAAATTTATCAAAAGATAGAGAACAGAACCTTGATCGATATAATGAAATTGTTTATGATGCCAAAATTCATTGGATTTCATTTATTCTTCCTATAATTTTCACCGTTTTAGGGATACTAGGATTACTATCATTTACTTTTACAATAGGATTTTTTAAAATTATTTCTTTGGCACTTACAGTTTTATTATTCAAAGGAGTATTAGGAATTCTTCAACTAAAATTCACGAAAATTTTAATTACTAAGAGGTTTTTGACAGTTACTACAGGTATAATTAATAGGACTACTGTCGATATTTCTTTGCACAGAGTAGAAGGTAAAAAAATATATCAAAGTTTTTTAGGAAGAATTTTCAATTATGGCCGAGTGTATGTGTCTACTGGAGAGATCACAAAATCATTTGTAATAGAAGATCCTAATAATATGAAGAATATATTGTCTGAAGCATTTTAA
- a CDS encoding ParA family protein: MIITFATQKGGAGKTTLAIAFANYISSLSERKLNVFDFDFQKSFYYKWKEDEGSDLPKIYDVEIIDSDQEKPFSDFETLIELKESEDINLFDLAGTLDEKYSDLLIYSDIIVIPFEYSDVSSKSTLVFINLLGMIESQAERVFIRSKYDKSYKYLNQEGMDGVIDQFGLILKDPVYKRNCLQTIDTRKLTYEQRYAVKNPFNQLIEHINETLQITL; encoded by the coding sequence ATGATAATCACCTTCGCTACACAAAAAGGAGGAGCAGGCAAAACAACTCTCGCCATAGCCTTCGCTAATTATATTTCATCGCTTTCTGAAAGAAAGTTGAATGTCTTTGATTTTGACTTTCAAAAATCCTTTTACTATAAGTGGAAGGAAGATGAAGGTAGTGATTTACCAAAAATATACGATGTTGAAATTATTGACAGTGACCAGGAAAAACCATTTTCGGATTTTGAAACACTAATAGAACTTAAAGAAAGTGAAGATATCAATCTATTTGATCTCGCAGGGACTCTGGATGAAAAATATAGTGATCTTCTTATCTATAGCGATATCATTGTTATTCCTTTTGAATATTCTGATGTGAGCTCTAAATCAACTTTAGTATTTATCAACCTGTTGGGAATGATTGAAAGTCAAGCTGAAAGAGTATTCATTCGATCAAAATATGATAAAAGCTACAAATACCTTAATCAGGAAGGTATGGATGGGGTAATAGACCAATTTGGGCTTATACTAAAAGACCCCGTATACAAAAGAAACTGCCTACAAACTATTGACACCAGAAAACTTACTTACGAGCAAAGATATGCGGTAAAGAACCCCTTTAATCAATTAATTGAGCACATAAATGAGACGTTACAAATTACCCTTTAA